Proteins co-encoded in one Populus trichocarpa isolate Nisqually-1 chromosome 10, P.trichocarpa_v4.1, whole genome shotgun sequence genomic window:
- the LOC18102566 gene encoding caffeoylshikimate esterase, with amino-acid sequence MDLSFTLRFRPPNPPLSRRKLESPIIHPLKRFLPTFHRPDIKPNAKPFPMSSRTHQSTVVTAKLNKPIDGVSEELNLIASQNLDHAPARRRVRSAFVQVQQELDHPLFKMTPPGKTYEWYERNSRGLEIFCKRWIPEPGVRMKGAVFFCHGYGDTCTFFFEGIAKRIVASGYGVYALDHPGFGLSEGLHGYIPSFDELADNVIEQYTKIKGRPELRGLPCFLLGQSMGGAVALKVHLKKPRAWDGIILVAPMCRIAEDVQPPAPVLKALILLSKVMPKAKLLPQKDLAALCFRDLKKRKMADYNVICYNDQMRLKTAVELLNATKDIEKQVEKVSSPLLILHGAADKVTDPLVSQFLYQKASSKDKTLKLYEGAYHSILEGEPDTKIFAVFDDIIAWLDSRCSAK; translated from the exons ATGGATCTGTCTTTCACCCTCAGATTCCGCCCACCTAACCCTCCTCTCTCTCGCCGGAAACTGGAATCTCCGATCATCCATCCGCTAAAAAGGTTCCTACCTACTTTTCATCGGCCTGATATTAAGCCAAACGCTAAACCATTTCCAATGTCATCAAGGACCCACCAGTCAACTGTCGTGACCGCTAAGTTGAATAAGCCAATAGATGGTGTGAGTGAAGAGCTGAACTTGATTGCTTCGCAAAATTTAGACCATGCACCAGCTCGCAGAAGGGTTCGGTCAGCTTTCGTTCAAGTGCAACAGGAGCTTGATCACCCACTtttcaag ATGACACCTCCTGGGAAGACATACGAG TGGTATGAAAGGAATTCTAGAGGTTTGGAAATTTTTTGCAAAAGATGGATTCCGGAACCTGGAGTTCGAATGAAAGGCGCTGTGTTTTTTTGCCATGGTTATGGTGATACCTGTACCTTCTTCTTTGAAG GTATTGCAAAACGAATTGTTGCATCTGGATATGGTGTTTATGCTTTGGACCATCCTGGTTTTGGCCTATCTGAAGGATTGCATGGTTACATACCAAGCTTTGATGAATTAGCTGACAATGTTATTGAACagtacacaaaaataaaag GACGTCCTGAGTTAAGAGGGTTGCCCTGCTTCTTACTGGGGCAGTCCATGGGAGGAGCTGTTGCTCTCAAAGTTCATCTAAAAAAACCACGTGCATGGGATGGCATAATCCTTGTAGCCCCTATGTGTAGA ATTGCAGAGGATGTTCAGCCCCCAGCACCAGTTCTTAAGGCATTAATTCTTCTTTCTAAAGTTATGCCAAAAGCAAAGCTCTTGCCACAGAAAGATCTAGCAGCACTTTGCTTCAGAGAcctgaagaaaagaaaaatg GCCGACTATAATGTTATCTGTTACAATGACCAAATGCGATTGAAAACTGCTGTGGAGCTCCTAAATGCTACCAAGGATATTGAGAAACAAGTGGAAAAG GTTTCATCCCCATTGTTGATTCTTCATGGAGCTGCTGATAAGGTGACAGATCCTTTAGTTAGCCAGTTTCTCTATCAGAAGGCCTCTAGCAAAGACAAAACGCTAAAGCTCTATGAAGGGGCCTATCACAGCATTCTTGAAGGGGAGCCTGATACCAAAATCTTTGCAGTCTTCGATGATATTATTGCGTGGCTTGATTCCAGATGCTCGGCTAAGTAA
- the LOC7466894 gene encoding adenylate isopentenyltransferase: MKLTFPKSTIQSHYTAHKIQPLHPVTISKPFNKPRPPPRGVRMVTDSSTAASAGVHHHKKDKILVIMGATGCGKTKVSIDLATRFHSEIINSDKIQVYKGLDIITNKIPVQDRLGVPHYLLGEFDPEDGELTLSEFRLAGGLAISGIVSRQRLPIVVGGSNSLVHALVVDRFNPELNVFDGSNPVSTQLRYNCCFLWVDVSLPVLCDYLCMRVDEMLDSGMFDELSEYYGSIDSASQTVLRKAIGVPEFDRYFKKYPPGSGCGRGIGGEWDQVRRGIYEECVREIKENTCQLAKRQIGKILRLKGAGWDLQRVDATESFREVMMVRTSDEDDHKKNTKKRKKNKRWVEVWRRDVMEPSMKIVKRFLDE, translated from the coding sequence ATGAAACTTACCTTCCCAAAGAGTACTATTCAGTCCCATTACACTGCCCATAAAATCCAACCACTCCACCCCGTTACCATTTCTAAACCCTTCAATAAGCCCCGCCCACCACCAAGAGGAGTCCGTATGGTTACGGACTCCTCCACCGCCGCCTCCGCCGGCGTCCACCACCATAAAAAGGACAAGATTCTTGTAATAATGGGAGCAACAGGGTGTGGAAAAACGAAGGTCTCCATTGATCTTGCTACACGCTTCCATTCCGAAATCATCAACTCCGATAAAATACAAGTCTACAAGGGTCTCGACATCATCACCAACAAAATCCCCGTTCAAGACCGCCTTGGTGTTCCTCACTATTTACTCGGTGAGTTCGACCCAGAGGATGGTGAGTTGACTCTCTCCGAGTTTCGGTTAGCCGGTGGACTGGCTATCTCAGGTATTGTTTCAAGGCAAAGACTCCCTATCGTGGTTGGTGGGTCAAACTCCCTTGTTCACGCTCTAGTTGTTGACCGGTTTAATCCCGAGTTAAACGTTTTTGATGGGTCTAACCCTGTTTCGACCCAGTTAAGGTATAACTGTTGTTTTCTGTGGGTGGATGTGTCATTACCTGTTTTATGCGATTACTTGTGTATGCGGGTCGATGAAATGCTCGACTCGGGGATGTTCGATGAGTTGTCAGAATATTATGGGTCAATCGACTCAGCGAGTCAAACCGTGTTGAGGAAAGCGATTGGGGTGCCTGAGTTTGACCGGTATTTCAAAAAGTACCCACCTGGGTCTGGTTGTGGCAGGGGCATTGGTGGGGAGTGGGATCAGGTACGGAGAGGAATATACGAGGAGTGCGTGAGGGAGATAAAGGAGAACACGTGTCAGCTGGCAAAGAGGCAGATTGGAAAGATCTTGAGATTAAAAGGTGCAGGGTGGGACCTGCAAAGAGTGGATGCTACGGAGAGCTTTAGAGAGGTGATGATGGTGAGGACGTCAGATGAGGATGATCATAAAAAGAAtacgaagaaaagaaagaagaataagagGTGGGTGGAGGTTTGGAGGAGAGATGTGATGGAGCCAAGCATGAAGATTGTGAAACGCTTCTTGGATGAGTAG